One genomic window of Arachis stenosperma cultivar V10309 chromosome 10, arast.V10309.gnm1.PFL2, whole genome shotgun sequence includes the following:
- the LOC130957144 gene encoding uncharacterized protein LOC130957144 produces the protein MGFEKAKAERKLQLQELESLNLEAYENSRLYKEKMKAAHDQHNKRKEFQPGDLVLLYNSRLRLMPDKLRSRWEGPYRVKKAKPYGVFHLSHPSSSELIKVNGHRLKLYHGEKATKNKELEIFLLEDPLATKN, from the coding sequence ATGGGATTTGAAAAAGCTAAAGCTGAAAGGAAGTTACAACTGCAAGAATTGGAGAGCCTTaacctagaagcttatgagaactcaagaTTGTACAAGGAGAAAATGAAGGCTGCACATGATCAACACAACAAGAGaaaagagttccaacctggggatTTGGTCCTTCTTTACAACTCTagactgaggctcatgccagACAAACTGCGATCAAGGTGGGAAGGTCCATATAGAGTCAAGAAGGCTAAACCGTACGGAGTTTTCCATCTAAGTCacccttcaagctctgaactcaTCAAGGTTAATGGACATCGTTTGAAGCTCTACCATGGTGAGAAGGCGACGAAAAACAAGGAGTTAGAGATCTTCCTCCTGGAGGATCCACTCGCAACTAAAAACTGA